The genomic DNA TGGGAGATGTAGACGATCGCCACGCCCTGGCTGGTGAGCTCGCGGATGACCTTGAAGAGCACCTCGACCTCGGCCGCGCTGAGCGCCGACGTCGGCTCGTCCATGATCAGGATGCGGGTGTCGGTCTGCAGCGCCCGCGCGATCTCCACGATCTGCTGCTGGCCGACGCGCAGGTCCTGCACCAGCGTCGTGGGCCGGATCGGCTCCTCGAGGCGGTCCATGAGCCCGCGCGTGATCTCGGCCTCGCGGGCGTAGTCGATGCCGCCGAGGCGCGTGCGCAGCTCGCGGCCGATGAAGACGTTGTCGCGCACGCTGAGGTTGGCGCAGAGGTTCAGCTCCTGGTGGATGATCGAGATCCCCCGGTCCACCGCGTCGCTCGTCGAGGCCAGGGTCACGGGCTCGCCGTCGAGCTCGAGCCGGCCGCCGGTCGGCTGCTCGACGCCGGACAGGATCTTCATCAGCGTCGACTTGCCGGCGCCGTTCTCGCCGAAGAGGACGGTGACCTTGCCGCGGCGGACCTCGAAGTTGACGCCCTTGAGGGCCCGCGTGACGCCGTAGGTCTTGCTGATGTCGATGGCCCGCAGGACGACCTCGTCGTCGGCGCGCCCGGCCACCGCGGTCGCGCCACGGCTCTCGGTCCCCGCCATCAGGCGGCCTTGACGCTGAGCGGCTGGACGTTGACCGGCTTGGCCCGCGGCACCCCGGAGGCGCCGGTGGTCGTCACCGCGACGACGCCGACGACCTCGACCTCCTTGCCCTCGAGGCTCGCGGGGTCGTTGACCGAGGACTCCAGGTCGGCGAGGACGAGTTTCTTCATCTCGTCGGCCACGTACTGGTACTGCGTCTGGCTCGGGGCGTCGGCGAACTTGAAGCCCATCGCGTCGCGCAGCGGGCTGCCGTTCACCGCCGTCGTCAGGGGCACGAGCACCGGGGTCTGGCTGGGCACGCCGTCCACCTGCAGCCGCAGCGAGGCGTCGGTGGCCGAGACGACCTTGGCGGTGGTCCGCACCGGGAAGACGTAGGAGTTCTCGCCCGGCGAGACCGCCTTGTACGTGTCCGCGGCGCTCTTCGGGTCCTCCTGGAGAGCGGGGACGACCTTGCCGAGGTCCGACGCCTCGCCGGGCAGCTCGGACTGCGCGCGGGAGTAGAGGTCCTCCGCCGTCGCGGCCGGGTCGAACGGCTTGGGGGCGATCGAGGCGAGCTCGGTCGGGGTCAGGAACTTGGTGCACAGCACCATCGCGACGACGAGGACGACCAGCGCGAGCGCCAGCACGAGACGTCGGGGCGAGAAGCGGCGGGGGAGGGCGGGTGCCTGGGCCGAGGCCATCATCGGCTCCTTCGGGTGGGCGTGGGTGCGAGGAGGTGGTCGGAGGTGACGTCCGCGGTCACGGGGCGGGCCTCCGAGGGGCGGGCGGGGTGGGCGGTCGTACGCCTCGCGGCGACGTCGCCGCAGGTCCGCAGCAGGGCGGCGAGCCCGTCCGCGGTCCACGCGGCCCGTCCCACGAAGAGGCCGTCGAGGTCGTCGAGGTCCAGGAGGGCCCCGGCGTTGGCGGCGGTGACGCTGCCGCCGTAGAGGAGGCCCCGCAGCCCGACGCCGGGAGCCAGCTCGTCGACCACGCTGCGGACGCGGTCGAGCACGCCGACGATGTGGCCGGGGGCCGCGGCGCGGCCGCTGTCACCGATCGCCCAGACGGGCTCGTAGGTGACGAGCACCCGCGCGAGGTCGTGGGGCGCGACCCCGGAGAGGGCCGTGCGGACCTGCTCGCCGACGTGCGCGGCGGCTCGGCCGGACGCCCGCACCGACCAGGGCTCGCCCACGCAGACCAGCGGCACGAGGTGCTGGTCGAGCGCGGCGGTGACCTTGGCCGCGACGACCTGGTCGGTCTCGCCGAACTGCGCCCTCCGGTCGGAGTGGCCGATCTCGACGATCTCGGCGCCGGCGTCGCGCAGCTGGCGCATCGACACCTCGCCGGTGACCGGCCCGTCCTGCGCCCAGTGGCCGTTCTGCGCGCCGACGCGCAGGACGGAGCCGTCGGGGCGGGCGTCGAGCACGGCGTGCAGCGCGGTGAGGGGCGGGAGGACGAAGAGCTCGACCCCGTCGGGGACCGGCTCGCGGTGGAGGTCGGACACGTACGCCCGGGCCTCCGCCAGCGTCTTGGTCATCTTCCAGCTCGTGCCGAGCCAGAGGTGACGACCCGCGCCCTCCGGAGCCGGACCGGGCGAACCGGCCGGGCTGGGGAGGTCGGCGGCCCGCAGGAGCGGGACGGTCACGGGATCAGCGAGACCTTGATCGACTCCTTGCCGCTGGCCACGAGGTCGAGGCCCTTCTGGAAGTCCGCGAGCGGCAGCTGGTGCGTGCAGATGTCGTCCATCGGCAGGGCGCCGGACTCGATCATGCGGATGGCGGCCGGCCAGCAGTGCGGGCCGAGGTGCGCGCCGCGGACGTCGAGCTCCTTGTCGTCGCTGATGATCGACCAGTCGACGGTGACGTCGCTGCCGAAGACGCTGTACTCGACGTAGCGGCCGAGCTTGCGCAGCAGATTCAGGCCCTGGCCGACCGCCGAGGGGTGACCGGCGCTCTCGATGTAGACGTCGGCGCCCCAGCCGTCGGTCAGCTCCTTCACCCGCGCGACGGCGTCCTCGCGGGCGATGTTGATCGTGACGTCGGCGCCGGTGCGGCGGGCGATGTCGAGCTTGGCGTCGTCCATGTCGAGGGCGACGACGAGCCGCGGGTTCTTGGCCCTGGAGCCGGCGATCATGCCGAGACCGATCGGGCCGCAGCCGGCGACGACGACGACGTCGTCGAAGGTGAGCTCGGCCCGCTCGACGCCGTGCAGCGCGCACGACAGCGGCTCGGCGAAGGCGGCGTGCGCCGGCGGCAGGTCGGCGTCCACCTTGTGCACGAGCGAGTCGGTCGTGAGGACCATGTAGGAGGCCATGGCGCCGGGGGTCGCGCGCTTGAAGCCGTACATGTCGTGGCGCGCGCACATGTGGTACGCGCCGAGCAGGCAGTAGCGGCAGGTCCAGTCGGGGACGATCTGCTCGGCCACCACGCGGTCGCCGACCGCGATGCCCCAGTGGGCGGCGGCCTCGTCGTCGAGCTCGACGACCCGGCCGACGAACTCGTGGCCCGGGATGACCTCGGTCTCGGCCCAGGCCGGACGGTTCTCGTCGCCCCAGAACTTGGCCGCGCCGTGGTAGCACTTCAGGTCGCTCGCGCAGATGCCCACCGCCTCGACGGCGAGCAGGACCTGGCCCGCGCCGCGCGTCGGGACCGGGACCTCCTCGAGCCGGTAGTCCTCGGGGCCGTGGCAGACGACGGCCTGCATCGTGGCGGGGACCTGCTCGGTGCTGCGGGGGGACGCGCTGGCGGCGCTGGTGTCGTCGACCATCGACGAGCCTCTCTGCTCGGGACCGGGGGAGCGTGCAGGCCTGTTCCGACCCGGCCGCTCCGCTGCGGGCGTCACGCTAGCGCTCGGCTGCACACCTGTCCAGCACGAATGTTCATTCAACTTCGGACGCTGCACCGCTGTTCAGCAGCGGGTGGCTGCGATACTCCCTGACGTGGCGGCACCCCGACCGGAGACGGCGACGGGCTACCGGGTCGGCGGTGCGGACGGCAGCCGCTTCGACCCGGCGGTCCTCTACGCCGCCGCGAAGCTCTACTACCTCGAGGACGCGACGCAGGCCGACGTGGCCGCGCAGCTCGGCACCAGCCGGGCGACCGTCTCCCGGCTGCTGTCGGAGGCCCGCCGGCAGGGGATCGTCAAGATCCAGGTCTTCGCCCCCGACACCACGGGCGGCGACGACCTCGCCGGCCGGCTGGCCGCCGCCCTGGGGCTCGCCTCGGTCGAGCTCTCGGCCGCCGTGCCCCCCGCCCCGGCGGGCACGGGCGACGTGATGGGCAGCGTCCTCGCGCCCGCCGTCGGACGGGTGCTCGCCGGCGTCGGGCTCGCGCCCGGCGACATCCTGCTGGTCTCCTCGGGCCGCACGGTCTACGAGGTCTCGCGCTTCGAGCTGCCCCGGCTGCCCGGCGTCGTCGTCGCGCCCACCGTGGGCGGGACCGACCAGCCGGAGGCCTGGTACCAGACGAACGAGATCACCCGGCTGGTCGCCGAGCGCATCGGCGGCCGGGCGATGTACCTCTTCGCCCCGGCGCTGCCGGGCCCCGAGCTCTACCAGACGCTCCAGCACGACCCGAGCATCCAGCGCGTGCTGCACCTGTGGCCCCACGCCCGCTGCGTGCTGACCGGGGTGGGTGCGCCGCCGCTGCTGCGCGCGCAGGCACCGCAGTTCATCGACACCTCCTCGGCCGCTCTCGTGGAGGCGGTGGGCGACATCTGCTCGCGCTTCTTCTCCCGCTCCGGCGAGCCGGTGACCTTCCCGGGCAGCGAGCGCCTGATCGCGCTCGACCTCGAGACGCTCAAGCAGGTGCCGGTCGTCGTGGCCGTCGCCTCCGGCGCGGACAAGGTCGCCCCCGTGGTCGCCGGGGCCCGGGCCGGCTTCTTCGACCACCTGGTGACCGACCCCCAGACGGCGCGGCTGATCCTGGACCGGGCGTGAGCGCGGGGCCCTCGGGGCGGAGCGGCGGACCACTCCTGGTCGGCATCGACATGGGCACGGCCAGCAGCAAGGGCGTGCTCGTCACCACCGACGGGGTCGTGCTCGCCACGGCCGTCCGGGAGCGGCCGCACTCGATGAGCCTGCCCCGCCCGACCTGGGCCGAGGTCGACGCCGAGGCGGTCTGGTGGGCCGACGTCGTCTCGATCAGCGCCGAGCTGGTCGCGGCCGCGGGCGGTGCGCCGCTGGCCGCGGTCTGCGTGAGCGGCGTCGGCCCGTGCCTGGTGCTGTGCGACGCCGACGACCGGCCGGTCCGACCGGCGGTGCTCTACGGCATCGACATGCGCGCCCAGGCCGAGATCGAGGAGCTCACCGACGAGCTCGGTGCTGAACAGATTCTCACCCGGTGCGGCAAGGCCCTCACCAGCCAGGCCGTGGGCCCCAAGCTGGTCTGGGTCTCCCGGCACGAGCCGGAGCGGTTCGCCCGGGCCCGGCGGTGGTTCGGGTCGAGCTCGTGGGTCGTGCGGCGGCTCTGCGGCGCGTACGTGCTCGACCACCAGACCGCGAGCCAGTGCGACCCGCTCTACGACGTGCACGCCTTCGACTGGGCGCAGCCCTGGGCCGACCGGGTGCTGGAGCACCTGGAGAAGCCGCGGCTCGTGTGGCCGTCCGAGGTCGTCGGGACGGTGACGGCCGCCGCGTCGGTGCAGACCGGGCTGCCGGTCGGCACGCCGGTCTGCGCGGGGACGGTCGACGCCTGGGCCGAGTCCTTCGGGGCGGGCGTGCGCTCGCCGGGGGACACGATGCTCATGTACGGCTCGACGATGTTCCTGGTGCAGGCGCAGCGGCGACCGCTCGCGCACCCGGTGCTGTGGAGCACGGCCGGGGTCGACCCCGGGTCCTGGACGCTGGCCGCCGGGACCGCGACGGCGGGGCTGCTGACCGCGTGGGTGCGCGAGCTGGTCGGCGCGGCCGACTTCGCCACCCTCGCCCGGGAGGCGGCCGCGGTGCCGGCCGGCTCGGGCGGCCTGCTCGTGCTGCCGTACTTCGCCGGCGAGCGGTCGCCGGTCTTCGACCCGCGGGCGCGCGGCGTCGTCGCCGGGCTCACGCTCAGCCACACCCGGGGCCACCTCTACCGCGCGGTCTACGAGGGGGTCGCGTACGGCGTCCGCCAGGTCACCGAGCTGCTGGCGCAGGCGGGCGCGCCGGTCGGGAGGCTGGTAGCCGTCGGCGGGGGGACGCGGACCGGGCTGTGGCCGCAGGTCGTCAGCGACGTCACCGGGCTGACGCAGGTGGTGCCGCGCGAGACGATCGGCGCCAGCTACGGCGACGCGCTGCTCGCCGCGATCGGCGCGGGGCTGGTCCCGCCGGAGACCGACTGGAGCCGGCCGGCGGCCACCGTCGAGCCCGACGTCGGCGTGCGGCCGGTCTACGACGAGCTCTACGGGCACTTCCTCGGGCTCTACCCGGCGACGGTCCCGGTGGTCCACCCGCTCGCGCGCCTCCAGGAGCGCCAGGCCGGGTCCGTGGGCTGAGGGACGGGCGGCCGGGCCCGGTCGGTCGCCCGACCGGGCCCACGCCCCCGGCTCACTCGGCGAGGATGCCGTACAGCTCGCGGCGGAGCTGGTCGACCTTGTCCTTGGCGCGGGCCTGCTGCTCGGCGCTGGCGCCGTGGAACTGCTGCAGGCTGCCCATGAGCTTGCGCGCCGCGTCGCGCAGGTCGCTGCCGGCCCCGCCCTCGCGGGCGTTGTCGAGCGCGGCGTCGATGGACTCACGGTGCTCGGTCACGTGGGCCGAGCCCTCCTCGGTCAGGGAGTACGCGCCGCGGGGGCCGTCCTCCTTGGTCACGAGGCCCTCGTCGACGAGCTGGGCGAGCGTCGGGTAGACCGAGCCGGGGCTCGGCTTCCAGGCGCCGTCGGTCTTCTCGGCGATGGCCTTGATCAGGCCGT from Microlunatus sagamiharensis includes the following:
- a CDS encoding DUF2291 family protein, whose protein sequence is MASAQAPALPRRFSPRRLVLALALVVLVVAMVLCTKFLTPTELASIAPKPFDPAATAEDLYSRAQSELPGEASDLGKVVPALQEDPKSAADTYKAVSPGENSYVFPVRTTAKVVSATDASLRLQVDGVPSQTPVLVPLTTAVNGSPLRDAMGFKFADAPSQTQYQYVADEMKKLVLADLESSVNDPASLEGKEVEVVGVVAVTTTGASGVPRAKPVNVQPLSVKAA
- a CDS encoding triose-phosphate isomerase family protein gives rise to the protein MTVPLLRAADLPSPAGSPGPAPEGAGRHLWLGTSWKMTKTLAEARAYVSDLHREPVPDGVELFVLPPLTALHAVLDARPDGSVLRVGAQNGHWAQDGPVTGEVSMRQLRDAGAEIVEIGHSDRRAQFGETDQVVAAKVTAALDQHLVPLVCVGEPWSVRASGRAAAHVGEQVRTALSGVAPHDLARVLVTYEPVWAIGDSGRAAAPGHIVGVLDRVRSVVDELAPGVGLRGLLYGGSVTAANAGALLDLDDLDGLFVGRAAWTADGLAALLRTCGDVAARRTTAHPARPSEARPVTADVTSDHLLAPTPTRRSR
- a CDS encoding alcohol dehydrogenase catalytic domain-containing protein; this encodes MVDDTSAASASPRSTEQVPATMQAVVCHGPEDYRLEEVPVPTRGAGQVLLAVEAVGICASDLKCYHGAAKFWGDENRPAWAETEVIPGHEFVGRVVELDDEAAAHWGIAVGDRVVAEQIVPDWTCRYCLLGAYHMCARHDMYGFKRATPGAMASYMVLTTDSLVHKVDADLPPAHAAFAEPLSCALHGVERAELTFDDVVVVAGCGPIGLGMIAGSRAKNPRLVVALDMDDAKLDIARRTGADVTINIAREDAVARVKELTDGWGADVYIESAGHPSAVGQGLNLLRKLGRYVEYSVFGSDVTVDWSIISDDKELDVRGAHLGPHCWPAAIRMIESGALPMDDICTHQLPLADFQKGLDLVASGKESIKVSLIP
- a CDS encoding sugar-binding transcriptional regulator produces the protein MAAPRPETATGYRVGGADGSRFDPAVLYAAAKLYYLEDATQADVAAQLGTSRATVSRLLSEARRQGIVKIQVFAPDTTGGDDLAGRLAAALGLASVELSAAVPPAPAGTGDVMGSVLAPAVGRVLAGVGLAPGDILLVSSGRTVYEVSRFELPRLPGVVVAPTVGGTDQPEAWYQTNEITRLVAERIGGRAMYLFAPALPGPELYQTLQHDPSIQRVLHLWPHARCVLTGVGAPPLLRAQAPQFIDTSSAALVEAVGDICSRFFSRSGEPVTFPGSERLIALDLETLKQVPVVVAVASGADKVAPVVAGARAGFFDHLVTDPQTARLILDRA
- a CDS encoding FGGY-family carbohydrate kinase, which encodes MSAGPSGRSGGPLLVGIDMGTASSKGVLVTTDGVVLATAVRERPHSMSLPRPTWAEVDAEAVWWADVVSISAELVAAAGGAPLAAVCVSGVGPCLVLCDADDRPVRPAVLYGIDMRAQAEIEELTDELGAEQILTRCGKALTSQAVGPKLVWVSRHEPERFARARRWFGSSSWVVRRLCGAYVLDHQTASQCDPLYDVHAFDWAQPWADRVLEHLEKPRLVWPSEVVGTVTAAASVQTGLPVGTPVCAGTVDAWAESFGAGVRSPGDTMLMYGSTMFLVQAQRRPLAHPVLWSTAGVDPGSWTLAAGTATAGLLTAWVRELVGAADFATLAREAAAVPAGSGGLLVLPYFAGERSPVFDPRARGVVAGLTLSHTRGHLYRAVYEGVAYGVRQVTELLAQAGAPVGRLVAVGGGTRTGLWPQVVSDVTGLTQVVPRETIGASYGDALLAAIGAGLVPPETDWSRPAATVEPDVGVRPVYDELYGHFLGLYPATVPVVHPLARLQERQAGSVG
- a CDS encoding PadR family transcriptional regulator, with protein sequence MRHHFNAPPQGFVPPKAFRRMAAMAAAGEGFGPGRGFGPGFGPGREAGAEGGPGFGPGFGPGRGFGGGHRGFGPGRGFGPGGPRARRGDVRSAILGLLAEGPSNGYGLIKAIAEKTDGAWKPSPGSVYPTLAQLVDEGLVTKEDGPRGAYSLTEEGSAHVTEHRESIDAALDNAREGGAGSDLRDAARKLMGSLQQFHGASAEQQARAKDKVDQLRRELYGILAE